CTGATCGGGCCGGGGCAGCCGGATGTCCCTGGTCGCCCCGGCCCTGCGCCACCAGCGCTCCCTGCCCACCGAGCGCTCGGGGATCTCCTCGACGAAGCCGTACTTCTCGAGCTGGCGCAGATGGTAGCTCGTCGTGCCGGTCTTGGCGCCGAGCAGCTCGCCGAGCGTCGTCGAGGTCGCGGGGCCGTGCATGCTCAGGTGGCGCAGCATGAGCCGCCGCATGGGATGGGTCAACGCCTTGAGCCTCGCGGGGTCGTCGAGCAGGAACGGCTCGTCATCCTTCATGATGAACAGCCTAGTCCTGCAGAACGATATCTGCAGACAACTCTATGCCGAGAAGTCTCTGCAGACTACTTTCGGCATGTGAGACGAATCCTCCCGGCACTGGCCGTCGCCCTCTGCCTGCTCGCCGCCCCCGCGGCCGCGGCAGCCACGCCCCCGCCCGCCGTACCCTCCGACGTGGCCGCGGCAGCCACGCCCCCGCCCGCCGTACCCTCCGATCTGCGTGCGACGGAGGTGAGCTTCCGCGGCAGCGGAGGCCTCACCCTGCACGGCACGGTCCTCTCCCCCGCACAGGGGAGATCCGCCCGGCCGGGCATGGTCCTGGTGCACGGCGCGGGCACGGGCACGCCCCGCACGAAGCTGATGGGCGAGGCCGTCGAGTTCGCCCGCCGGGGCTTGGCCGTCCTGGTCTACGACAAGCGGTCAGAGGGCTACTCGCTGTTCCAGCGGTCCTACACGCAGCTCGCCGACGACGCGCTCGGCGCCGTGGCCGCGCTCCATTCCCAGCCGGGCGTCGACCCGGCGAAGGTCGGCATCTGGGGGCTCAGCGAGGGCGGCTGGGTGGCCCCGATCGCGGCGGCCCGCTCGAAGGACATCGCCTTCGTCGTGCTCGTCGGCGCCAACGGTCTGCCGCCGCTGCGGCAGCAGACCTGGGCCGTGGCCGCCGGGCTGCGCAAGGCGGGGGCGTCGGGCCCGCTCGTCGACCGGGCCGTGCCCGCCATGTACCGGACGATCGCCGACGGCGGCATGTTCCCCGAGCCCTACTACGATCCCGGACCGACCATCGCCGCGGTACGTCAGCCGGTGCTCGGCATCTGGGGCACCCACGACCTGCTGACCCCACCCGAGGAGAGCCCGCCGGCGTTCGCCGGGGCACTGGAGAAGGGCGGCAACAGGCACTACACGTTCCACTTCTTCCCCGACGCCGACCACGCCGCCCACCGGACCCCCGACGGAGGCGTCACCCGGCTTCCCGAGCTTGCCCCCGGCTACGCCGACCTGGTCGGCACCTGGGTCGGAGACGTCACGGCGGGCAGGCTCCCCACGGCCCAGACCTCCGGCCCCGCCCCCGTGCAGGACGCGCCGACCGTGCCGATGGATCCCCCGGCCTGGTGGGAGTCGGCGTTCCTCCAGCTCGTGATGGTGCTGTTGTTCCTGGTCGCGTTCGCCGCCTATCCGGCGGTCGCGCTGGCGCGGCGCCTCCGCGGCGGCTCGCGGCCCCCGGTGACCGGGGCCGCGCGGCTGCTCAGCGCCGGAGGGATCGCGGTGGTCCTCGGGTCGCTGTCCTACCTCTTCTACCTGCTGATGACCGGAGGCAAGCTGGCCGCTCCCGGCCCCGTGCTGGCCGGTCGCCCGCTGATCTGGCTGGCGCTACAGGCCCTCGCGGTGGCCACCGTGGTCGCCACCGCTCTCACCGCACTGGCCTGGCGCCGTACCCGCGGCCCGGTGTCACCGGGTGAGCGGGTACGGCTCGGCCTCCTGCTCGCCGGCGGGGCGGTCTTCGTCCCCTGGGCTCTCTACTGGGGCCTGCTGCTTCCCTGAACAGGTGGGGCCCGGAAGGCGAGGATCTCACCCGGCGGCGGCGCCCTCGGTCACTCGGCCGCCGCGACCTCGTCCGGTGCCTCGGCGTCGAGCCAGATCGGGCGCCAGCCGTCCAGCTCGTGAAAGCGGCGCAGCTCGGCGAGGCCGCTGAGCCAGCCCATCCACGCCGCGTAGGGCGGCCGGCCGGTGTCGAACCCGCTCTGCACGAAGGTGAGCCGGGTCCTGCCGCCGGACTCCTCCAGCTCCCAGGTGGTGACGCCGGAGGGGCCCCAGTCGACGGCCAGCGCGCGGCCGGGGTCCAGGTCGATGATCTTCGCGGCGGGTCCCGCGTCGAGGCCGCCCACGGCGTAGCGCCCGCCGACGTGCGGTTCGATCCCGATGGGGGAGTTGAAC
Above is a genomic segment from Streptosporangium album containing:
- a CDS encoding alpha/beta hydrolase family protein, whose translation is MRRILPALAVALCLLAAPAAAAATPPPAVPSDVAAAATPPPAVPSDLRATEVSFRGSGGLTLHGTVLSPAQGRSARPGMVLVHGAGTGTPRTKLMGEAVEFARRGLAVLVYDKRSEGYSLFQRSYTQLADDALGAVAALHSQPGVDPAKVGIWGLSEGGWVAPIAAARSKDIAFVVLVGANGLPPLRQQTWAVAAGLRKAGASGPLVDRAVPAMYRTIADGGMFPEPYYDPGPTIAAVRQPVLGIWGTHDLLTPPEESPPAFAGALEKGGNRHYTFHFFPDADHAAHRTPDGGVTRLPELAPGYADLVGTWVGDVTAGRLPTAQTSGPAPVQDAPTVPMDPPAWWESAFLQLVMVLLFLVAFAAYPAVALARRLRGGSRPPVTGAARLLSAGGIAVVLGSLSYLFYLLMTGGKLAAPGPVLAGRPLIWLALQALAVATVVATALTALAWRRTRGPVSPGERVRLGLLLAGGAVFVPWALYWGLLLP
- a CDS encoding ArsR/SmtB family transcription factor, with amino-acid sequence MKDDEPFLLDDPARLKALTHPMRRLMLRHLSMHGPATSTTLGELLGAKTGTTSYHLRQLEKYGFVEEIPERSVGRERWWRRAGATRDIRLPRPDQLAPEDRPVLAAFHQFAMDEDRELFERLPSVYERDPEWVKASRGLGRMTKAEFEEFFEAYMDLLRKHSPRAEDAPPGARPMYVRLFAFPADED